A section of the Candidatus Hydrogenedentota bacterium genome encodes:
- a CDS encoding slipin family protein: MIRLIKNIKNRLWKRVHVPKHCFGLRIDEGEFTGIVEPGVYHMFDPMNRITVDLVKERDAFVRHPQLDVIVKAGVLDNRALVLDLADGERALVTVNGRLHGVLAAGQYALPNTFNQVKAEIITTEKVRFEHPNLETILADSAAGLVFNKQDVTEGHVGLFYLNGTFQEILKPGRYAFFKGAGAVKLLMVDLRERVLDVGGQEIMTEDKVTLRLNVVATCKVVNARLFAEVAEDAIQALYRDAQLALRATVGARTLDALLAEKDTVTDELAEASRKRAKALGIDVMSVGIRDIILPGDMRDLMNRVTEARKAAEANFIARREETAAMRSQANTAKLIESNPTLMRLRELEVLEKIAGHAKLSVVLGEKGLADRVVNLL; this comes from the coding sequence ATGATTCGACTGATCAAGAACATCAAGAACCGCCTGTGGAAGCGCGTACACGTCCCGAAGCACTGCTTCGGCCTGCGCATCGACGAAGGCGAATTCACGGGTATCGTGGAGCCGGGCGTGTACCACATGTTCGACCCGATGAACCGGATCACGGTGGACCTGGTAAAGGAGCGGGACGCATTCGTGCGCCACCCGCAGTTGGATGTGATCGTGAAGGCCGGTGTATTGGACAACCGGGCGCTGGTGCTCGACCTGGCGGACGGCGAGCGCGCGCTGGTGACGGTAAACGGCCGTCTCCACGGCGTGCTGGCCGCCGGACAGTACGCCCTGCCGAACACCTTTAACCAGGTCAAGGCGGAGATCATCACCACGGAGAAGGTGCGCTTTGAGCACCCGAACCTGGAGACGATCCTGGCGGACAGCGCCGCGGGACTCGTCTTCAACAAGCAGGACGTAACCGAAGGGCATGTGGGCCTGTTCTACCTGAACGGGACCTTCCAGGAAATCCTGAAGCCCGGACGCTACGCCTTCTTCAAGGGCGCCGGTGCGGTGAAGCTGCTCATGGTCGACCTGCGCGAGCGGGTGCTTGACGTGGGCGGCCAGGAAATCATGACCGAGGACAAGGTAACGCTGCGGCTGAACGTCGTGGCGACCTGCAAGGTTGTGAACGCGCGGCTGTTTGCCGAGGTGGCGGAAGACGCCATTCAGGCGCTGTACCGCGACGCGCAGCTGGCCCTCCGGGCGACCGTGGGCGCGCGGACCCTGGATGCGCTGCTGGCGGAGAAGGACACCGTCACGGATGAACTGGCGGAAGCGTCGCGCAAGCGCGCCAAGGCCCTCGGTATCGATGTCATGAGCGTCGGTATCCGCGACATCATCCTGCCGGGCGATATGCGCGATCTGATGAACCGGGTCACGGAGGCCAGGAAGGCCGCCGAGGCGAACTTCATCGCGCGGCGCGAAGAGACGGCCGCCATGCGCAGCCAGGCGAACACGGCGAAGCTCATCGAGAGCAACCCGACGCTCATGCGCCTGCGCGAGCTTGAGGTCCTCGAAAAGATCGCGGGCCACGCCAAGCTCAGCGTGGTGCTGGGCGAAAAGGGCCTGGCGGACCGCGTGGTCAACCTGTTGTAA